TTAGGCAAGCTTTTACATAGTGTTAGTGATGCGAGTTATAATGTTATTTCTCTCATACCAATTAATGAATATTAAGTGGAGGTTTGTGCCATATAtgtcattttaatttgttcCTCTAACTATATTTGAGTGTCCAAGGCTAAACAccgaggagaggagaggaggaaggaTTGGTCAGCAAATATACCTCAAATCAGcttaaaatcaatttaaaaatcATTGTTGGCACTGTATAGTGTATACGTACGGAAAAGGAGGCCGGGTAAAAGAGGCCTAGCGGTTGATGATTCCCATGCATGTTTAATATAGAAGCCGAATTTGGACATGTTTATATTGTGTGTTAGACAACTGAAGCCGAATTATTGAATAGAGTTATAGAAGTATAGAATCAACACTACTAGAAAACACGGGATTTTGCGTCGGTTGAATAGCGGCGGTTTATTGAAACCGCTGCTAAATGTTTTTCATGGAGGCGGTTGGGCAACCAATGGGAAATGGAGTCGGTTGTTTTGATTTACTGGCGGTTTCAACCGCCAGCAAATTATTTatagttaaaaataaaaataaaaaaactaaagctATTATTTACAGATCCAAATCGCACCTCACTCCTCACCCTCCCTCCTCACTCATTCATTTCGCACCACCGTCCATTCTCTCTCACTGTTCCGCCACCGTCCTCCACCACCGTTCTCCAACACCGTTATCCGCCGTCGCCGTTCTCCGCTCTTTGGCAACCGTCCCTCTCCctcggcaccatcgttctccgCCACCTCCGATCTATTCGATCTCCGCCATCGTTTTTCGCCGTCGCTGTTCTCCGCTCTTTGGCAACGCGATTTTATTTCAATCATCTTTGTTTTCTTCGATTGCAAATCTGAGATAACTCTTTACTTTGATTTCAAATCTGAATATCATTGATCTCTTCACTTTGATTTCAAATATGAAAATCTAGGGTTGTGTGTAGtctgatttttgttaatttttgcAGAATCTGAAGAAGTGATGGAATCTGAAGTTGATTCCATCTAAAGTTCCTCTTCAATTAGTATTACCATCTCTCTATACTTTCAGAATCTAGTTCTTCCTATTTGTTGATTGATATTGTTTGTGTTCACTCTACTCTTTTGATGTTATTGCCTTGCTTCTTTTGCTTGTTGCAGTGTCTTGTTTGGTCCTTTTCTGTCACTGTAAGTGTTTTTGAGCTGCATGTTTGTTGATGATCAAGTTTAAATGTTAACATTGCCATTGTTGCTCTTGCTGTTGCCTAATTTGGAACTAGATTAGGTTTTGATGAGGCATCTTAAGGGTTTTCCTTTTGCGTAATCCATGATATCATAAGATTATAAACtaaggaagaaaattcttctgaTTTGACCAATGATGAATTTTGGTGTAGTGCAAGGAGCAATGATGAATTTTCTTAGAGGCCAGGTGTCCCCACATTTTTCAATGATGAAGCTTTAATCATTGTCCCTATAAAATTGACATACCACCTATCATGCACCACTTGTGTGGTTCTTTAATTTTGCACCAGGGAATCCCACCAGCTATGGTGGGGtttctttttgaaaaattaaaaaattaatttttgaaataaaattagACTAATAATTATCCATTATCTTCATTCATACCCCAACCCTTTGAGAATCAAAAAATCCCCTAACCCTctgttcatcttcatcttcatcccgcAACCCTTCTTCTACGAGAGCTGCCACCACTATCTCAGCACCCTCTTCTCTTCCCTTTGCGGTGGGTGGGGGTTAGTAAACCCTCCCAAACTCCAAGACGGAACCCAACCCGATTTCTCCACTGTAACCCCCAATTTGGCCATCAAAACCACCATCCTCAATTGGTGTCACAAATCcggcaacaacaacaaccacctGCCCATCTGATTTGGGTGGGTTGATGGTGAAATGCTTGAAGTGTGTATTTTTTGGTCTAGTGATTATGTTGAAGGACTTGATACAGGAAGTAAAGCAGCATTGTCACCTTGGAAGAATTATGCAAATGTTGTTGAATCTTAGTCACGAGCTATACTGGGAGTACACGAGTAATATGCAAAGACAAATTGTTTCTAATAATGAAACAACCTCTACTTACAAGGGAAAAACATTAGACCATGTTCAAGTGTCTCTAAAAACTTCAGTTTTGGTGGTGCAAAGTTGGCTGCATCTACGGTGGGTTCTTTTCTAACTGAAGCATCGTGGTACATTTACTGTTTCTCCTTTAAATTACAAAAATGcccattttaatttaaaaatttatttcttcCTCATTTGTCCCACTGCCCTCCCGCCACCGCTTCATCACCGCCACCGGGTAACCAGGTTCGGGATCTCTACTGCAAGGATAGGAAATTGTATTATTGCTTAACGCAATTTTCCTCTATTGTTGCTATAATTAGTGTTAATAAATTATTGTAGCTTTTTTCTTTGTTGATATTTTGAAGTTGTAGATTCTGAAATTGAAGTTACCAGAGAGGGAAAGAGAAAATTGTAACGTGGTGGAGGACGGCAGATTGAGGGCGAGGGGACCACGACCAAGGCGACGGCGGCGAGACTCTGGCCCGGCGGCGCGAGGGTTTAATTAGAGGCCCTAAGGGACTGGAACACGGTGAGGTTTGCGTTGATGGTGATGCGAGTGAAGGCTGGAGCATGTGTGAACCCGGCGCGGCGAAACGGAGCGTCTGGACCTTGCACTCACGCGGCAAGGGTCGATGGTCACGGCTGTGCCTCTGACGACGGCCATGGCCAGTGGGTCTTGATGGCTGGAGAGATTTGGTGGCAGATCTGGAAGTTTTTGTGGCGTATCTACAAGTTTTGGTGGCGGATCTGGATGGCTCTGTTGTTGTAGTTTGGTTGGGGCTTAAATCAGAGGTTGAAGGAGGCTGAGTAGAGAAGGGGCACGGTGTTGGGTCAGGGGAGCGGTGGAGGGGAAAGGGGAGGGAGAGAAGGAGGATctaaggaggaggaggtggtggtgggagAGGAGCAGTAGGCGGAGGCCCATTCGCCGGCGGTGGCTATGGTTGTCTAGCAGAGCAGTTGATGGAGAGGTTGATGAATCAGGGGTGTTTTTGTcattacatcattttcatgttTTAAATCTGAATCATTGAATATTTTAGTATTATATCTAACGATTCATATTAAACTGAAGCACCATGGGTCAGTTTTGAACTGACCCACAGTAGATGAAACCTGCAAAGTTGCACCACCCCTTTTGACCGACAATAGcaggttttttttaaaaaaaaattaaaaaacatatttttcataatttttaattaattatctaaacctggtttattaaaaaaaactaatcccTAAATTAAACCCTTCACCCATCTTCATCATACTTCTTTCCATCTCTCCATTCATCCCAGCGCCTTGTTCTTTCCTTCATTTTCCCCCAACCCAAAACCACTTCACAACACAGAAATTAATGAGAGATTTATGGGGAAGAAGACCTTTTCTCTACCTCTCCCTTCTCTGCATCTCCCTTTGTCCCTTCAATGTCGTGATTTAGATCTGGGTTTTTATTGCAGATTCTTCCcatctttttgatcaaacagaAATTAAAACTATCTACTATATAATCTTTCTACAATCTTTTTTCTCACAACATGATTGAGCAGAGATCAGAAGCATGCTTGTTGCAACTGAAAcatgttttcaaattttcatatatttcaaaatcaaaatcagcaAAAGAGAAAGAACTCGATGACCACAAATAGCATTAAATTTGATCTTTAATCTTTACCAAACCCCACCTACATCAATAGATGATGGGTTCGAAATAAGAAAGACAATGATGAAGATAGGTGAATTCCAAAACCCACCTGCAAACCCAAATCCAACATTAACAGAAGCTATACAACAACACCctcaaaacccagaaatcacacacaacatccaccaccacactcctcaaaacccagaaatcacactcagcaacacAACATTCTTCACCACAACACAAGCCCAGTTGCAGAGATGGTTCAGTTTCCGATGCAAGCCTCAGCTGTGGATTCCCGTTGGTTCTGGGGTGTGGCTGGGTGAATCAATCACCGAGCTTCTACCTTTTCTCTGATTTGGCTTCAGATCTGAACAAGGATGGAGGTGTTGTGAAGCAGATCGAAGCCATGCAAGGTTGTGTTTCCATCGATTGAACCAGAACAGAGATGCTTCCTTCGAAGGAGATCGAAGCTTGCAAGGTTCCCAGCACCCAGTCTTCCACCGCATCACGTCAGCGGCGAGTTCGCGGAGGTCGACGAGCCACGCGGAGGGAGTAGTGGTCGCGAAGCTTGTCAACATCGCCTCCGATGCCGGCGCCGACGAAGGTGTGGTTAGGGTTTGCGAGGAAGGAGGTGAGGCGGTGAGGGAGCGGTGGGGGTGGTCGAGGATCTGGAGGCCGGAGAAATCGTTGGCACCGGCGGCGGCGAGGGAGGGGGAGAAGTGGGTGAGGATGGTGAAGCTTCAGCAATTCTGGAGAAGAAGGATTTaacctaattttttattttatcatttttaatttttgttattaataaatatgtatttttattttttttaaaaccaagAAACCTACAATAGCAAGTCAAAAGTGATTTAATTTGTACTAATTAGAACTTTTGGGATAAAAATCActcgttttaaacatgaggTAGTCAAATAACACAATCGTGATAGACCAGGGacaaaaaatgcaattaagcctatatatATTTGGAAAAGAATCTAAATTTTAATATAGCTCAATACTTCTATCGAAGTGTTAATTTCTTTTGTTAATACTTCTCTTAGTACTTTCAATtcggaaaataaattaaaatcctTAATGAAGTATATATATTGCCTTGTTAAAATTGTAGGGTTTCTGATATATTGGTGGGGTTTAAACGATTATTTTTGTGGTATGACAATTGTACTTGAAGCAACTCTACTTCTTATCTATTTTGTACATATATATTTGTATTGGATTAAAGTACCTCTTGTACTTCCAAATCAATAAATTTCGATTTAACAATAACAAAACACAAATATAGTATTTATatctcttatttttaatttttctattaCATCTCTTAAATCTCATTAGTATATACTATATAGAAATTTTTTTGGAGGGCCTAAGGTCATTGTCTATTGACCTTGCATTGTCCACGACTCAGTTTGGGAGGCTCGCAACACCTTGGTCTTTGATGGTGGTACCTTTTTGCTGTGATAAGGTGTCGTTGCGGGCTGTTGCCATTCGCTCCTTGCGTCGCTCTCCAGGTTCTAGTTCTCGTCACTCTTTAGTTGCAAGCTCGGTCTGGCACTGTCCTTTCCAAGGATGgattaagataaattttaaTGCTTATGTTCAAGATGCTTCTTTTGTGGGGCTTGGTATGATTGCTCAGAATTGCGACAAAGAGATCTTGGGCTCCGCTTCTTCTTTTCCTATCCCAATCAAATCATTAGGATTGGCGAAGGCTCTTAGCTTTCATTGTGCCATGCTTCTTGCGATCGACCTTGGATTCATATTAGTTCACTTTGAAACATATTGCTTGCAACTCTTTCAGTAGTGGAGACGACCTGCTGGGGGCACTTCTTACCTAGCTTCACTTATACATGCCGGATTGTCATTTTATTTCTTCTCATTTTGATCATGTTGATCTTTTATTTATTCCTAAGAGTGGtaactcttttatttacttCTCGTTTTGATCTAGCTAGTTGCTCCTtaaattatgttttattttattacacCTATTTGAAAAGGTTGTCCTCACGCTCTTATTATCATTaatctatcttcttcttttaagaacgaaaaaaaaatggaaattttGTTGAAGATTTTCTAGCTAAGAACGCGTCCATTTTTTTCAATTCAATTTAAATAGAGGATGGTCCTTCATATCTCTTAACTTGGGTGTGTTCTGACATTTTGGTCTCTGAGCCGActtcataattattttatttttattgaaggATCCTTTAAAAAACACTCCTTTCTTATTTCTTGTTAACCATCATTGTCTTGATACGTTGGAATAGTCAATTATTGCCCCTCCTATCCTAATCGTATCAGATTTGACGATAAAAGTTAAGTCATATGCATATGCTTGGTGAAGTGGAATATATCTATCAATCCTAGCATTTGGACATTAGCAATGATTTTATCTGCTTTTTGAATCACATTATCATAATTATAgctttttgtttcaattttctTCATTGTCCAGTGATGGTCATGTACTATAGAAATTGATTATTCGTTACATAAGCCATAAATATTGATCCATTGATAGAaacttatttgaaaaaaatacatttaggTCCCCTAGCGACAAGTACTAGACGGCTTTTAGCCTCTTGTTTTATCATTATAGAACTTGATTATAGGTTAAGTATTGCAATTTGATATAACTTGTTTCATTTTGTAGCAATTTGTTAACAGACATCAATTTGTTTCATTTTCTGGTCCCAATTTCAGGTGATTTATATATCTTCATGTTATAGTTGGTCCCCTACTACTTGGAAGCTTCTAGGATCACTCCCCACATATATTTTTGTCATAAAAAATAgtctaatatttttcttttggtagtaaaaaaaaagtctaattttattgcaagaaaatACCTCTGTCTTATATGTCTTTTTCCGCATTATTTATACTGCAACATTGCCAATCACATTCATATTTACTAATAAAAATGTCGCATACACAAAATATTATATCATCTTTGAAATAGGTAACAAAACTAAAATATAGGTGTATATAACAAAATTAGTGTGATAATCTGTAAGCTGCACAGAATTTTATATCAGAATTTtggaataaataaattagtgtttatatatatatatatatgtaatttttaaattataaataagtcaatcgtGTATAAGTAAACTGtctaataatatatgaagagaaaaataaaataaataaatgaaattgtgttgtatatatcaaacatttccaaaaacttccttaaacactacatttacagtATTGGTCTGTTGTTTGTACGACTCATccagtatacaaagtttaagaccctTTCTTGAGCGTATTCTAGAGAGAGCTACATCTAACTGACCGTGAGTGAAGATGGGTCTCAGAAGGAAGAGTCCAACCTGAGATAGTGATTGTCCTTggcttttgtttatggtcattgcaaagcatactgcaattggaaactgctttcttctgaatttaattagAAATTTGAAATCATAAGGAACCAAGTTCACTCTTGATACGTGCACTTTGTCATTAGCATTTGTTCTcgtgataacagttgcaccaataacATGTTCACTAAGATCATCCACAATTAACCTAGTCTCATTGCATAACCTTATTgattggtctatatttctcaaaagcatgattgaagtaccaactttcaataatagtttgtggttagggattcctgaacttttagtgttgttaaaaaattatgtggtaaaccactcaactcggatttcagaatcctcatcagaCCGCAAGGCAGAGCTGaagctcagatattcatgtaTCATTTCAGCAGCCTCGAGTGTAGGGGTCAATATtgctctatcttgaaagaattaCGTGTCTTTCATTTTATGTGAAAGGTGaggatatatatatttaatcaattctATTAATGGATTAAGAAGGGCATATATAAGAGATCATCGTCTACAATTATATTGTAGCCaacaaattattaaaaaaaaattacaaacaaCATTAGAAGAGCACACGTACATAAGGCAGCAACCAACTCCTACGATCCAACTTTATCATTCATAGACACAAGAGAAATATGACACGATCAATTCCTTCACTTTGCAGTAGGTTTCAGATTCCACAATAAGCTTGGATTCGGGGATAAAATTCTTTGATTTTCTCTTTGTCTAAGAAACTAAGGTAGTCATAATGGTCAAATGTTGGTTTATAACGCAAGGGGTGTTGCTCATTCACTAGCTCCTCCGGTATCTCCATCACCTTActataaaaagaaaatagtCCCGTGGAGTATCTTGTTTGCTTTGCATTCATTATAACCCTGTGTTCACATGGCCTTATCTTGCCATTACTCCACACCTATATAAGCCATCAACAAGACAAATCATTTTTAGATATAGATTGATCAAACGGATTAAGAATCTCTCATTTCATATgacaaaatcaaataaaatattatgtCTATCTCTAATGTCTTTGTAAACATTTATAAGACTACTTGAATTTTTAACGTGCTATGTGAAATTTCAACATCACAGAAGACCTAAGAGGACCTGATTATTCCTAAGAGGACCTGATTATTTGATTACTGATTCAGAATGATCAATCTTGACAAATTGATAAATTCTAGACATAAATTGAccaattgaaaaacaaaaatgatcCATGGCGCCACAGTCTTTAATGAACATCCAACGATACCTGCAATTTGTAACAGTTTGTGAACTTCACAAATTAAAGAGTTTTAAATTTGTAGTGGTCATAAACTATCACAAATTACACGTGTTGTTGGTTGTCCAAGATGAGGGTGCCCGCAAATCGCAACCAATTGCAAACTGAATATTACAGGCAATTCAGGTCCATTAATTATACTCACATTGAGTGCATCCCCTGCCATGACCACAAACATAGAGGGTGAAGCATCAACCCCAGTCCACTCCCCATCCTTCAGTTTAATTTCCAATCCATTCAGATTGTTCAGCTGATGCACTACGGATATCAAAGTCAAGTCTGTGTGAGACTGCAACCCAACATTTTCTTCATCCATCTGAGGTGCTCTGTATTTTAAGCATCGAAGAAGATAATTGCTTGATTCTATGAAACAATCGCATCGTTCCATGTCCACACCATAGCTCTCAAACACCATTCTCTTGGTCATTCGGTCTAACTCTCCCAAGAGCTTAGCATACTCATTCATCCATTCACTGCAATAGAAACGAAACCTCTACCATGTAAATATGTATTGAGCAATCTCTCACAATCACAATTAATTGAAGTTATCAAATAACCGGTATGCATAGTTTTAAGAGAAATTATATGATAGatcatgttaaaaaaaattgtccaCTCGAGGCGGAGACAAAAATTTAGACGAAAGAGgcgaagataaaaaaaaatgacatgCCTACAATGATTTATAGAGCTTGCATATGTATCAcatataagaataaaaaattgaaaagttttggGGAGCCATGGCAGCAGCATGTCTCCCTTCCCTACCACACTAGTCCACTACACTCATGACACATATTTTTACTTAATTTGCAGAAAAGTCATTTTAACTTGTGaaccatatttttttttgtcacagTAGGtaaatcataattttaaaatcaaagtCCACGTTCACAATGTTGTAGTTGAATTTATATGTGATTTTTCACAATAGCAAAGATCATAAATTTCATAACACGTGACTGTAACCGCAGTTTAAAATCTTGTTGATATATTACATGACATATATGTACCAAAAAGAAGGAACTATATGCAAGTATATGAACACA
This is a stretch of genomic DNA from Lotus japonicus ecotype B-129 chromosome 1, LjGifu_v1.2. It encodes these proteins:
- the LOC130730121 gene encoding probable 2-oxoglutarate-dependent dioxygenase AOP1 codes for the protein MGSQTQSQLPVVDFTDENMQLGSDAWLSACHVVRTALEHHGCFVARFDKLGKELCDTVVSNLEELFGLPLETKAQKTSDKLFHSYLGQVSWLPLYESLGIDDPLSVDGCQKFTSIMWPEGNSHFCEWMNEYAKLLGELDRMTKRMVFESYGVDMERCDCFIESSNYLLRCLKYRAPQMDEENVGLQSHTDLTLISVVHQLNNLNGLEIKLKDGEWTGVDASPSMFVVMAGDALNVWSNGKIRPCEHRVIMNAKQTRYSTGLFSFYSKVMEIPEELVNEQHPLRYKPTFDHYDYLSFLDKEKIKEFYPRIQAYCGI